GGATGAGAACTCAGCCACTGGCGATACCTTTGGAGAGATGGTGACTTCTCCTCTGACCCAGCTCACTTTGCAGGCATCTCCAGTGCAGTTTTTGGTGAAGGAAGAAGGCTCCAagtctgcctcctgctgcatAAACGTGACGCCCAAGTCAGAGTGGTGTAGCAGAGATGCAGAAGTTAGGGACAAAGACCagatgctgcaggagaaggacaAGCAGATCGAGGAACTCACCCGCatgctgaagcagaagcagcagctggttgAGATGCTCAGActacagctggagcaggagaagcGCTCCCAGCAGTCGTTACTGGCCCCAATGGCTGCGGGAGAAGGAGCAGTCCTTGCCTCCAACCCAGCAGCATTTGACGTCAAGGTCAAGAGTGAAAACGGTTtcctcagctgccagtctgcaaAGCAATCCAGTGGCCAAACAGACCAGTTCAGCCCTGCACCAACCACTAGCCAAATGGACACTTTGAATCCAAGCCTGGTGCCAAAGAAAGCCGTGATGGTGAAGCAGGAGGTGCCAGCCACGGAAACAGAGCCACCGTGCCAGTCCCACAGCCCGCGGCTTTTCCTTGGCCCGCAGGGGAGTGCCCTGAGTGACCTCATCAAGGgcacccctccccccaccctcatTACTGACTCCACAGGGACCCACATCGTCCTCACTGTGACCAAGCAGAGCACCGAGAGGCAGGGCCTCTCACTCCATGGGAAGGCAGGGAGTAGCTGCCCGGCCTCACAGGTAGGCAGGGGTTACCTCACATCCCTGCTCTTGGCAGTTgggtttctctctccttcttcctgCTTCTCTGGTTGAGGTCACTGTGGGATGACTTAACATGGTGGAAAGCTACATACTGGGAGGGCTGAAGTGCTGGCTGCACTGGCTGCAGTAAAGCAGAGCAGGGTAAGTGGCGCAGCAACAGGAGGTCGTCCAGTGATGAACCACATCCAGCACTGTACCTCTGACCATGTGCGTCACAGGCTGTCCAACCTGCTTCCAAACACAGGGTCTGCCttttgtcaggcaggatctcaggctTGGAGCACAGGGCTTTGCTGCCACATCTCACTACTTCTTGAAAGAGCAGCTATGCCTGCAATAGCAAAAAAAAGCAGAGTGTGGTTTACCTCCTGTCCTTTGCTGGAGGCATCATTGTCAAAGCGGTAGTAGACAGGTCACCTTATCTGCTGACAGCTGAAATCAGACCCCAGGAGCAGACTCTTGCTTTTTGACAGCTCTTTGTTTCAATGCATGTCAGTATTTCAGTGTTAACAGAGTCTTTAATCAGAGATGGGCTCCTGTTCCCCTGCTGGCATGAGCTCAGCACTTAACAGAAATGGTCCAAGTGTTTCTTCCAGGAAGGGATAAACATGCCTGGGTTTTACGGCCTAAGTCAAACCCCAGCAGGTTCTATGGCATCAAAGaagattttccttctctgctgctaCATTTCCTGCCCCTCCTGCAAAGCAAGTAGCAGTGTCTGCCTTTGAGGACAGGCGCTGAGGAGGCTGCATTTGCTGTGTAGCAGGTGCGATGCCAGGCAGCTAAATAGCATCAAGTGTCACCCCAGGGTATCTCATGTGAACTCCAGCCACCACTCCTGGAGGTGGCTGGAGCCCTCAAAGGATGACATGGACAGCCCAGGGATTCGGACTGGTACTACCTTCCCTTTCAGGACTCtgactccctccccagcctggttTCTCTACCTGGTGAAACAGAACAGTTGACAAAATTTCCTAAAGAATTAAgagtgggggaaaaagaaacttcCTGAATCCTCTGAGAAACACAAACCTTGCTCCATGGTGTGTCTGGGCAGTAACTTCTCACAGATacctttttctttccagagagtACAATCATCGCCCTTGAAAGCTTCCAGCCAACCACCATGTCAGCTACCTACGAGCATCCCTCCGCAgcccacacagcagcagaagcagccccagcagcagcccagaggacTAAACCAATCTATCAAAAAGGTagctcactgcctgctcacTTCTCTTCCTTGTTGTCCTTTGCCTGTTGTTGAGGgtttgcagcagtggtgggaaggGGTCAGTGACCATCATGACAgcaagtgaggtctcacagCAGCTTCTGCCACAGCTTGCACCTGCATGGACTATTTGGTTTTCAGGCTGAATGTGGGAGCAGCAAGGGTTCCTGGCATAGCCCCTCTGCTCCCCCGTCTGCTGCTGAACTAGCTGCCACGGAGAGCCCTTCAGGCTTGGGATTTCAGAAGTGCCGAGTGTCCATGAGGTGTTCCTCTATGGCACAGACAGTGCCAGTTAAAAACGATGAGAGGCCAGAATGGGGAGTCCTGGTGTCCCTGATTCCTGGAGGAGTGCTGCTGAACTGAAAAGGTTCACTTTTTCAGTGAAGTGGTTCACTCCACTGCTTGGAGTGGTGTGAGCAGTGTGTCTGCTAGTGAAGGTGGTGCATGAGCTCTGAGAGGGGAAAAGGATGTGACATTTTCACTCTCTGGTATTGTTGAACATCCTTTGACTTCCATTCCTGTGCCTTGAGCACAGTTGTTAATCTTCTCTCTGTGAAGTGCAGTGGTGGTTCAGGACAGAGAGCACCTCTGGCTTTATCCCTTTTCCTGTAAagaggctctgctgtgcttctcCTCCCAGTCTAGCCCACTTATCTCTCTAACATGTAATTAAGAGAAGATAcagaaagatgctgaagagctttTTGGAGCTCTGAGAATTACTTCTGAGTCTGATTCTGGAAAGGCCATGAAGGCAGGCATCATTTCCAGTGTAGTCAGAGTGTGATGCCCACTCTGCCACGGCTCAGTGCCTCGGTTTGTTTTGGTACGTGTAAGGAAATGCAGAAGGTAAACAAAGGCACCGTTTTCCCTAGGCTGTCTTAGCTTGTGTGCTGTGGAGGCATCTGTAGTGACTCTCCTAATCCTTTTGCCTCACTCTAGTGTCAGCAGTCAGGCCTGCAGGTGCCCATGGGGCAGCATGTCTTTCTTGGCACCTCCAAATCTGCAAGTCCTCAATGATTTGTGTCACTGAAGTACCCACCCAGCACACCCTACTGGCCTGTGCCAGCTTCCAGTCCTGTCAGGAAGAGACAcgagagcagcactgctggccaggatctggggctgctcctctacTTGCAGGTcacagaagagatcaacagcTTTCCAGGAAAAGCAGGATGGGCATCAACATGTACAAGGGTGGGAGCTACTGCCTAGGCATCACTGCTCCAGGGGGCCATGCTTAAGTGTGGAGCACTCATAGCTGCTGTAGAGGCAAAGGCCTGATCCCCATTTTAACTTTAACTCTGGGCAGTTGCGTGCTGATTCATCTGGTAAAGCTGAGTCACCAGCACCACTTCCTGCAACATTTGGGGTttcctttggaggtctctggtgctgctcagtgctccagggctctccacCCACCACCGGGCTGTGAAACTTGCTGCCAGTGAAGCATGACTATGTCCCCaaagcaggcactgcagagggaggtgGGTGAAAGATAGAGCCTGGACGTATtgcacagagcaggctgaacaGAACAGGGAGAGTGCCTTCTGTCTCCAAAGTACTCGAGGAATTCCCCACCTGGACAGATGAGGCTCTCCCCTTCCAGGAGCAGTCAGGTGGTTGGTTGTGGTGTGGTTGCTTTAGCAAAAGATTTCCAGCTGTGAGCAGTGCAgacctctgcagcactgaccaAGAGAAGGGGTCACAGCAGCTGTGAAAGAGGTGTTTACGTGGACTTGCTTTCTTCTAAACCCCTTCTGTATTCGTTCTAAACAGTCCTCATCACAGCCtggctctcctgctgcccactctccATCCCAAATGGATCTAGAGCAGCAACAGCACACAGCGCTCTTTGGAagtcctccacctcctctccctgTTCCCTCGGCCCCAATGAAAGAGCCACCAGGCTATGAAGAGGCCGTGAAACAAGAGCCAAAGGCCCAGGTGAGAGCAATTCTTCTCCCTGGTTTTCTTGGAGACTCCTGATCTGGGCCAGCAGTAACAGAGCAGCGACACAGTTGTGCCTCCCCAGGGGAATTCCTTCTGGAGGGTTTGGGGAAGGCCTGGTGAGTGTTATTAGGAGAGTTGCTTCCTATCCAGTAAGCCTAGGGTTATGGAGAGTTCTGGTGCCATGCTTCCCTGCACTCATTCTTGCTAGGTAACAGAGGGAGGAGAGCCAGCAGCCAtggctgttgctggaggtggaAGGTCCTCTGGTGAGTAGGAAGCTAATGCTGTGCTTGCTCTCCTCAGGAGAAtggctgctccagccagcagatGGATGACTTGTTTGACATTCTCATCGAAAGTGGAGGTACGGAGACAAACTCAGCACTTCCCACAGTCCTTGGGTTTGAGCCTGGAGGTTACAGAGCACCGAGGAGAGAATGTGACATGGCCCAGGTCTTTGACTCTGTGTGCCTGCTAGTGCCTTTAGTATGGCAGCAGTCATTGAGGCTTCGAGGGTGTCAGGCATTACAGAGCTATTCAGAGACTCTGCTGCACCAGCTCTGGGCACATCTCttctgcagcactgggcagagctTGCATTCCCTAGAggcaggctgaacacctgcaATAGCCAGCCAGGCGTGGGCACAGGATGGGTTTCCTTGTCCCGGTGGCCAGTGATGGCTCAGTCTGGGAGGTCCACATTTCCCTGGTGGGTGGGAGAGATCCTTCTGGTGTTTGGCCAAGCTCTTCCTCACCCTGGGCTGCCTCTTTGTTCCTTGTACAGAGATTTCTGCTGACTTCAAGGATCAGTCGTCTCCGGCTGGGAAAGAGCCGCCTGTGGCCCCAGTCTGCTCCCCGCCGCCCAGCAGCCACCATTCCccggagctggcagtgccagtctccctggggcagcctgtgcccgtgGGCCGGCTGGAGGActtcctggagagcagcactggcCTCCCGCTGCTGACAGCAGGCCACGAAGGGCCGGAGCCCCTCTCCCTGATTGATGACCTCCACAGTGAGATGCTGAGCAGCTCGGCCATCCTGGACCACCCACCTTCACCTATGGACACCTCAGAATTGCACTTTGCTCATGAGCCCTCCGGGGGCATAGCCCTGGATCTGGCTGAGGCTAACCTGGACAGCATGGACTGGCTGGAGCTGCCAGGGGGGCCTGTCATGAGCCTGGCTCCCCTTagcactgcagctcccagcctctTTTCCACAGACTTCCTTGATGGACACGATCTGCAGCTGCACTGGGATTCTTGCTTGTAActctgtgagcagagactgaaggGAATGGGAGTGGGAGGGCACAGGCATGCAGGGGGAAAAGGCCagtcaaccaaaaaaaaaaccacaagaaaAAGAACTGAGCTCCTGGTATTTGTACTCCTCCCCCaacagtgtccttcctgcatggagctggtgctgctggcaaagGCAGACCTGCTGCTTGAGTGGCAGGCtaggccatggcagggagaacCACTGCTGGAGGGTAAGAAGAGGCTGTGTGAGCTCTGTGGCCTCCTACCCCCTCAGTGTGGCCTGACCCAGCTGGGGCAAGAACCCCGACCTCAGAAGATGacatcccctcctcctcctccgggcTGGTGCAGCCATGCCACACACAGGGCATGGTGCAGCCAGGCACGAGTTCCCTCAGCGCAGGGCAGAGCATGACTGGGCCCAAGCCCTTTCCAGAAGCAGCTCCCACACCTCACTGGGACTGGCACATAAAGGGCATTGTGGTGGTTTAACAGCTGCAGAAGGGGGTTCTACCTCTGAAGTGGGACACAAGGGCAGGAGTGCTGGTTGGGAGCCTGGcatggctgctctctgcaccaCCTGCCATCTGTCAGGGGAGGGTCTGATCTGCCCcagggctgtgaggagctgggcagaaCAGGCACCTTTCCAAACATAGCCAAAGGGAACCAGGGTTCCCCACCAACCTGGCAAACATGTCCATGCTGGGTTCCCAAGTATCGCTGCGCATGGCAGAGCCCTGCCGCCCTGCTTCACTGctttgggctgcaggagagaatTTTAAGGTGCTAAAATCCAGGTCCTTATATGTTAAATCTGTCCTTCTGTGCCCCAGGCCTCTGGCTGTACCTCGAGGCGAGCCTTCGGGCACAGCCTTGTCCCAACTGCTACATCACTTTTGGCCACCTCCAGGTGAGCAAGACAGCTTGCCTTGGTGGGGGCTAGGGCCAAGAAAGTGTCTGTGTGTCCTAGGGAGTATGAGTGGCACAGCTAGCAACAAACAACATATCACATGGGGCCATGTGCAATCTGTCTcctgccttcagctgtgctggtgcctccCTGTAAACAGATGCCCTGGTGGAAAGCAGCGGCTGGGGCTGTCACccaccaggcagggaaggggaagtgGCACTGCAGAAGGGGTATTTTGTGGCTCAGTAGTGCAACTGTGAAGGTCTCTTTCTGGGGAAAAGTAATGGGCAGCTGACATcttcacttctctctagcctcatGGGGTGAAAAACAACATCAAATGGCTGCCTActgtcagctgctgccctgtgtccagccagctcctgccatgcAGGTAGCTGCTGACTGATGAGGGGGTAGGCAAGTAACAGagcccacagagccacagtgatAGTGTTCTCTGAGcagggttttgggttggaaacCCACACCTTGTGCTGTTACTCCTGGCACTTTTAGATGCCTGTGTTTGGTAGCGGCAGATCACCCCCCCCAACTTTCTCCCCCCAGCTCAGTTAGCAAcggcagggctggaggcagtgccTTTTGGAATCATGCAGACTGAGGTGCTGGCCCTGCTCAGGCAAACACAAGGATCAACTGCCTTCCTTTCCAAGATCTCCTTGAGGATGCTGTCTCCACCTttcccctgtgccaggctgcggtgctgcctgctggggatgggtagttgTGGGTGGGCTGCTCCCCTGCCCCTTTGGTTCTTGGTGGTGCTCTTAGTGGGGAGGCCTTGCTGCAAGGGTGCATTGCCAGGCAGGTGAACATGAGCCTGTTTTACAGCTGGGAGAAGCCTCTGTTTTTTCTGAGCCCTGTTTGCTTGTTAATTAACTGCATGGGGAGCCACTTTCTTAATCATTCACCGGGGGGGAGCCTGCTGGcagcttccttcctttctggccccttctctcccctctcaccCAGAGCTGGAAGCAAGTCAGTCTCGTCTCTGCCTCCCTCAGTGTCTGAGTTGGAGACAATATCCCCTCCCCACCTGCTTTCTGGTGCCCAAGCTGTAGTGTTTAGTCCTAAAAAATGAGAATACCTGAGACTGGTGGACTCTGGCTTCACCTTGCTGAGCCACCCCCACATCTCTCCTGGTGTAGCCCTGGTGCTCACCAGGAGCAGAGTGCACCAGCAGTTGCCTTACAGAGCTGCCATCAGCATCTCCTAGGGCAGCTACGCAGCTCTGGGACCAGGTGGGCACAAGAGGCAAGAGGTTCCTTAGGGGGAAAGTATGGGGGGGTGGATATAAGAACATCTTTCAGATTTGTCGAACTCAAGCGCAGTGAGCTGCTTCCAGCCCCCAGTGAGCAGTAACCTGCACACAAACCAGCTCGAGGAGTTATTTTGTACAACTACAAAGCTGCAATCAGCAAATACAGAATGATATTATCAAAGTGCAGTGAGCTCTTAGAGGAAGGTGGGAGTGCTccacctgcagcctggcctgacccagccctggctcagtGCACTGTGGGTCTGCCCACACTCTTGTTGGCAGAGATGCCGAGGCCTGTTAAGGATTTAGTCctctcccagggctgctggcgAAAGGCTGAGCTCAGAGATGCTCTCTTTCACCTGTCTCACCCACGCTTCTTTGTGAAACTTTGCAGGAATTTAATTACATTAATTTGCAAAACGTAATTGAAATTGGCTGATGTAGCCCAAAATTGGCTGATGTAGCCCAAAATTGGCTGATGTAGCCCAAAATTGGCTGATGATGTAGCCCAGCTGACACAGAACCATGAGCCTCACCTCCCGAGGAACCCAACTAGCCTGCCACAGCCCCTCCGCACACGGTGATTCTGCCAGGAGAGCCAGCGACAGCTCTGTGCCacaggggcagaggggaagcTGGTTCCTCATGGCAGAACATACCAGAAAGTCCCTCCCCCaagcagtgcccagagcaggcaggcccAGTTTTCTGCTTTCTTACTATTATTTGTTTGAATAATAGTTCAATAGTTCTTTGTTGGAAGAGGTTATTCCCCTGGACATACATTTTTGCACCctttggggagggagggggggaaaaaaagcaaagtctGATGTTCTGCCTCTACCTTGAATGTAATCCTGAATCTTTCTGCTGTAACCACTACTCGTTTGTAAGGTGTTTTTGACTAGCAGGCGCTCTCCCTTCCACTGTGCAGCAAAGGGCGAGGGGCGATCGGCACCATCAGACACAGATGGTGTTGGGGCAGCGGATCCAAGAGCGAGTATTCAACTGGAAAAGGTTAAAAGTGACAAGTTAATGGGGGGAGAGAATGGATCTTTAAATTGAATTATTTTTTCAGTTACAaatatttgaaaagaaaaaaaaaaaaagttaaaaaaaaaaaaagaattaaaaaaaaattatccattttattaaaaaaaaaataaatttccAAACAGCCACCTGCTCAAAaacttttctgctgtgctggtgggagggcTTGGGTCTACTCTGCCTTTTCCAGCTAAGGGTGGGTGATCTGTCTGGGTCTTTCTCAaatctggaaaaagaaaaaaaaaaaaaaaaaagaaaaagcaaaccaaaaagctGAGTGGTGGTGCCTCATCCTTTCTTGGCTGCAGTCCctcagtggctggaagctgcctACCCCACAAAGAGCAGTATGGACAGCTTTTGCAGCCCAGCAGTTATGGTGGTGAGGTGATGCTGCAGCTTTCCTCAGCTAGATGCCAAACTGGGATTGCTCTGACTGAAAACATTCCTTTTTCACATCAGTAAAtcctctgcagcttccaccctcCCATCAGCTTGGGTTTCTGAACTAAGTCTGTGCCCTGTGACTGCCCCACGCTGCAAATGAGACTCCCCCTGCTTTTCTGGAGAAGCTTCTCGTAcagacaccaccactgcccAGCCCTTCCTGCCAGCCCCTCTCTCTTTGGAAGGGCTCCCCGATGCAGTCCCTACCCATCACTGCCCAGCCCTTTCTGCCAGCCCCTCTCTCTTTGGAAGGGCTCCCCGATACAGTCCCTACCCATCACTGCCCAGCCCTTTTCTGCCAGCCCTTCTCTCTTTGGAAGGGCTCCCCCCTGCAGTCCCTGCCCCCCTAGTTTTGACAGCATCTTGTTTTGCTCGggctctggagagctgccatTTGAGGAGAGCTGGTGGCAGAGAGGCAAGGcagggctgccactgctggctgcacaaCTGCTCTGGCCTCAGCCGCTGCGTGGCCTTGTGGCTGTGGTGCAAGGATGGTGAGGAACCCTCCTGATGCCAGCACAGGTTGAGTGTGTGCCTCAGCCTGGTGCTAGCAGGAGCCGGCACAGAAATGGGGCCACAGAAATGCAGAGTTAGACCTAGTCCTGGCCCTGTCAAAACACAAAGCCAAAGCCAGGCACTCTCCCGAGATGCATTTATTTACACCCCCCAGTAAAGCACAGTAAGAATCTAGTGTCATCTCACCAGCAGTTTGTGCTCCCAGACAAGTGCTTTCAGTAGAAAGTCACAGACTCCATATCCAGAGCCACCACCACAAAGCAGCGATTCTCCACTCCCGACCTGCGTCCCTGCTGCCACCGCAGGGCGAGGAGGACGACTTAAGTCTCCCTGAGCCAACTCCAACCTGAACCCCGTCCTGAGCTACAACGGTGCCAAAATATACACGTTCCTGGAGTTAATTTACAGCTTTTTGGTTAACGGTAAAAATCATCTAGCGACTAAAATGACAGCATGAAACACTCTTCTGTAGGGGAGAGGTGGTTTTTGTCTGCTCCTAGACTAGGAGACAAAGCCCATCCCCTAAGGCTGTTGCGGTGGTAACAGGCCGGTGCAGTCTGGCACCTCTTGTCAACACCCCACACATCACTGCCAGAGAGGTAGGAAGAGGCTAATGCTGGGTTCCTTCTTCTCAGTCCCGTTTCCAGGGCTGAGGAACTTGTCTAAGTGCTTCAGGTTTTGCCTTCCTTCTCCCTGGCAGAGACGAGCCCTTGGCTGGCAGGGGAGGATATGCCATCCTTGCTCCCATGCAGCAGAGAGTCTCTCACCATCCCAATTCCACTTGCCCCCACAGTGCCACCTGCCCACAGCACCAGCTCTTGCAGATCAAAGCCACCCCACAAGGGCTGCTTATTCCTCATAGctacagcagctgccagcccatgGGGCA
The sequence above is drawn from the Pogoniulus pusillus isolate bPogPus1 chromosome 15, bPogPus1.pri, whole genome shotgun sequence genome and encodes:
- the MRTFA gene encoding myocardin-related transcription factor A isoform X2, encoding MLDKAKTLRPAYVGIVPLAETVSKQGKSCSSTYQESYHSLREVLQLKLQQRRTREELVSQGIMPPLKSPAAFHEQRRSLERARTEDYLKRKIRSRPERSELVRMHILEETSAEPSLQAKQLKLKRARLADDLNEKIAQRPGPMELVEKNILPVESSLKEAIIVGQVNYPKVADNSSFDEDSSDALSPEQPASHESQGSVPSPMDSRICEPLPNTTGTSVAQGTSQLQINADASETLFLPEQPPPPLPPPPLLPPSLTNGAALTAAKPPPTLIKQSQPKSASEKSQRSKKAKELKPKVKKLKYHQYIPPDQKQDKGAPPMDSSYAKILQQQQLFLQLQILNQQQQHYNYQTILPAPPKPPGEQQSGASAPAVRNLSATVSSTSSVSSGSGGLMRQNSNAAVGKPGPLPANLDEMKVAELKQELKLRALPVSGTKTDLIERLRAYQEQNGAASQTTPTPKPSTAAVLPKAAEVVVAFPAARLSTGPALVTTGISPAEVVVATVTGSGVMKFGSTGSTPPVSPTPSERSQMSTGDENSATGDTFGEMVTSPLTQLTLQASPVQFLVKEEGSKSASCCINVTPKSEWCSRDAEVRDKDQMLQEKDKQIEELTRMLKQKQQLVEMLRLQLEQEKRSQQSLLAPMAAGEGAVLASNPAAFDVKVKSENGFLSCQSAKQSSGQTDQFSPAPTTSQMDTLNPSLVPKKAVMVKQEVPATETEPPCQSHSPRLFLGPQGSALSDLIKGTPPPTLITDSTGTHIVLTVTKQSTERQGLSLHGKAGSSCPASQRVQSSPLKASSQPPCQLPTSIPPQPTQQQKQPQQQPRGLNQSIKKSSSQPGSPAAHSPSQMDLEQQQHTALFGSPPPPLPVPSAPMKEPPGYEEAVKQEPKAQENGCSSQQMDDLFDILIESGEISADFKDQSSPAGKEPPVAPVCSPPPSSHHSPELAVPVSLGQPVPVGRLEDFLESSTGLPLLTAGHEGPEPLSLIDDLHSEMLSSSAILDHPPSPMDTSELHFAHEPSGGIALDLAEANLDSMDWLELPGGPVMSLAPLSTAAPSLFSTDFLDGHDLQLHWDSCL
- the MRTFA gene encoding myocardin-related transcription factor A isoform X1 — translated: MPPLKSPAAFHEQRRSLERARTEDYLKRKIRSRPERSELVRMHILEETSAEPSLQAKQLKLKRARLADDLNEKIAQRPGPMELVEKNILPVESSLKEAIIVGQVNYPKVADNSSFDEDSSDALSPEQPASHESQGSVPSPMDSRICEPLPNTTGTSVAQGTSQLQINADASETLFLPEQPPPPLPPPPLLPPSLTNGAALTAAKPPPTLIKQSQPKSASEKSQRSKKAKELKPKVKKLKYHQYIPPDQKQDKGAPPMDSSYAKILQQQQLFLQLQILNQQQQHYNYQTILPAPPKPPGEQQSGASAPAVRNLSATVSSTSSVSSGSGGLMRQNSNAAVGKPGPLPANLDEMKVAELKQELKLRALPVSGTKTDLIERLRAYQEQNGAASQTTPTPKPSTAAVLPKAAEVVVAFPAARLSTGPALVTTGISPAEVVVATVTGSGVMKFGSTGSTPPVSPTPSERSQMSTGDENSATGDTFGEMVTSPLTQLTLQASPVQFLVKEEGSKSASCCINVTPKSEWCSRDAEVRDKDQMLQEKDKQIEELTRMLKQKQQLVEMLRLQLEQEKRSQQSLLAPMAAGEGAVLASNPAAFDVKVKSENGFLSCQSAKQSSGQTDQFSPAPTTSQMDTLNPSLVPKKAVMVKQEVPATETEPPCQSHSPRLFLGPQGSALSDLIKGTPPPTLITDSTGTHIVLTVTKQSTERQGLSLHGKAGSSCPASQRVQSSPLKASSQPPCQLPTSIPPQPTQQQKQPQQQPRGLNQSIKKSSSQPGSPAAHSPSQMDLEQQQHTALFGSPPPPLPVPSAPMKEPPGYEEAVKQEPKAQENGCSSQQMDDLFDILIESGEISADFKDQSSPAGKEPPVAPVCSPPPSSHHSPELAVPVSLGQPVPVGRLEDFLESSTGLPLLTAGHEGPEPLSLIDDLHSEMLSSSAILDHPPSPMDTSELHFAHEPSGGIALDLAEANLDSMDWLELPGGPVMSLAPLSTAAPSLFSTDFLDGHDLQLHWDSCL